In Streptomyces sp. P3, one DNA window encodes the following:
- a CDS encoding GAF domain-containing protein — translation MNDPWVALEPGADPAERVRILRRAHETFTEAGTVPRPVRAVVADSWRRSARAGVGPDGTADVELTDGDLGTYRSEHPLARVMPLFRELMGTFAADGEHLLAVCDAHGRLLWVEGHAETRRHAGRMNFVPGARWSENAVGTNAPGTAVALDRPVQVFAAEHFIRRVQPWTCAAAPVHDPRTGRVLGAVDITGGNGLAHPHSLGFVQAVARAAEAHLALLAPAQPGADTPWLSVLGRDEARLVTGDRELRLSRRHSEILLLLARHPEGLTGDELLCALYEDESVTPVTLRAELARLRGILGPGLLASRPYRLTIACESDLAVVERRLATGAVTAAATAYAGPPLPGSQAPAVVRLGRRLTEGLRAALIACGDPDLLANWAHAPWGEDDVDVWRALAQARPTAATRTRLASLQAELTTPPRWPRP, via the coding sequence TTGAACGATCCCTGGGTGGCCCTCGAACCGGGGGCCGACCCCGCCGAACGGGTAAGGATTCTGCGCCGGGCCCATGAGACGTTCACGGAGGCGGGCACCGTGCCGCGGCCGGTGCGTGCCGTCGTGGCCGACTCGTGGCGGCGTTCGGCGCGGGCCGGCGTGGGCCCCGACGGCACCGCGGACGTGGAACTCACCGACGGCGACCTCGGAACCTATCGGTCGGAGCATCCGCTGGCGCGGGTGATGCCGCTGTTCCGCGAGCTGATGGGCACGTTCGCCGCGGACGGCGAGCATCTCTTGGCGGTGTGCGACGCGCACGGACGGCTGTTGTGGGTGGAGGGCCACGCGGAGACACGGCGCCACGCCGGGCGGATGAACTTCGTGCCCGGGGCACGGTGGTCGGAGAACGCGGTCGGGACGAACGCCCCGGGCACGGCGGTCGCCCTGGACCGGCCGGTGCAGGTGTTCGCGGCCGAGCACTTCATACGACGGGTGCAACCGTGGACGTGCGCGGCCGCGCCGGTGCACGACCCTCGAACCGGTCGGGTGCTGGGCGCCGTGGACATCACGGGCGGCAACGGGCTGGCGCATCCGCACAGCCTGGGTTTCGTCCAGGCCGTCGCCCGGGCCGCCGAGGCTCATCTGGCCCTGCTCGCCCCGGCGCAGCCCGGTGCCGACACTCCGTGGCTGAGCGTGCTGGGCCGGGACGAGGCGCGACTGGTCACGGGCGACCGGGAGTTGCGGCTGAGCCGTCGGCACAGCGAGATCCTGCTGCTCCTGGCCCGGCACCCCGAAGGACTCACCGGCGACGAACTGCTCTGCGCGCTGTACGAGGACGAGTCGGTGACGCCGGTGACCCTGCGGGCCGAGCTCGCCCGGCTGCGCGGAATCCTCGGCCCCGGTCTGCTGGCATCGCGTCCCTACCGGCTCACGATCGCCTGCGAATCGGACCTGGCCGTCGTCGAGAGACGGCTGGCGACCGGCGCCGTCACGGCGGCGGCGACCGCGTACGCGGGACCTCCGCTGCCGGGGTCGCAGGCGCCGGCGGTGGTCCGGCTCGGACGTCGGCTCACCGAGGGTCTGCGTGCCGCGCTGATCGCCTGCGGCGACCCGGATCTGCTGGCGAACTGGGCGCACGCACCGTGGGGCGAGGACGACGTCGACGTGTGGCGGGCACTTGCGCAGGCCCGCCCGACGGCGGCGACGCGGACGCGTCTCGCATCGCTCCAGGCGGAGCTGACGACCCCGCCGCGGTGGCCGCGCCCTTAG
- a CDS encoding ROK family transcriptional regulator, producing MTAPLHEARPAGRGRSTPDTQQGMRRRNLARVMHAVRAEGSLSRAAIASRIGLTRAAVSTLVDELIRTGLLEELGPERPGRVGRPGSALAVSGRGPAGIGAEIGVDHLAVCAVDLRGEVRARAMRHGTNRGRSPGPVVGELAELLHQVVGAAEREGLWPAGLSVAVPGLVARDARTVVRAPNLDWQDVDLGALLPGEYPLTVDNEANFGGLAELWLGTDTPRDFLHVSAEIGIGAALVVDGALLRGTRGFAGELGHVPVHPDGPACVCGGRGCLEQYAGEEAVLRAAGLEPGEDRVGLLAGRAAAGDPDVRRALREAGTSLGIALTGALNLLDPEGVVLGGALAALAPWLLPSLEAELSRRTAGPARPVSVSLLGPEGPLLGAAHSVVRAVLDDPATVAERVRAN from the coding sequence ATGACCGCACCGCTGCACGAGGCCCGGCCGGCCGGCCGGGGGCGCTCGACTCCCGACACCCAGCAGGGCATGCGCCGCCGCAACCTGGCCCGGGTGATGCACGCCGTCCGTGCCGAGGGCTCGCTCTCGCGGGCCGCGATCGCCTCGCGGATCGGTCTGACCCGGGCGGCGGTGTCGACCCTCGTCGACGAACTCATACGCACCGGACTGCTCGAGGAACTCGGTCCCGAACGCCCCGGCCGGGTGGGCCGACCCGGGTCGGCACTCGCCGTCAGCGGGCGCGGTCCGGCGGGCATAGGCGCCGAGATCGGAGTCGACCACCTCGCGGTCTGTGCCGTCGATCTGCGTGGCGAGGTACGGGCCCGGGCCATGCGACACGGCACGAACCGCGGCCGCTCCCCCGGGCCGGTCGTCGGGGAACTCGCTGAACTCCTGCACCAGGTCGTCGGGGCCGCGGAACGCGAGGGGCTGTGGCCCGCCGGACTGTCCGTCGCCGTGCCGGGCCTGGTGGCCCGGGACGCCCGTACGGTCGTGCGCGCGCCGAACCTCGACTGGCAGGACGTCGATCTCGGCGCGCTGCTGCCCGGGGAGTACCCGTTGACCGTGGACAACGAGGCCAATTTCGGCGGCCTGGCCGAACTCTGGCTCGGCACGGACACCCCGAGGGACTTCCTGCACGTGTCGGCCGAGATCGGCATCGGCGCCGCGCTCGTCGTGGACGGCGCCCTGCTGCGCGGCACCCGCGGTTTCGCGGGCGAGCTCGGCCATGTGCCGGTGCACCCCGACGGCCCGGCGTGCGTGTGCGGCGGGCGCGGATGTCTGGAGCAGTACGCCGGCGAGGAAGCGGTGCTGCGCGCGGCCGGGCTGGAACCGGGCGAGGACCGCGTCGGCCTCCTCGCCGGACGGGCCGCGGCCGGCGATCCGGACGTACGGCGTGCCCTTCGGGAGGCCGGAACATCGCTCGGCATCGCCCTCACCGGGGCGCTCAACCTGCTGGACCCCGAGGGAGTCGTGCTGGGCGGCGCTCTGGCCGCCCTCGCGCCCTGGCTCCTCCCGTCGCTCGAGGCCGAGCTCTCCCGGCGCACCGCGGGCCCCGCTCGCCCTGTCTCCGTTTCGCTGCTGGGCCCCGAAGGACCGCTGCTCGGCGCCGCGCACTCGGTGGTGCGGGCGGTCCTGGACGACCCGGCGACGGTGGCGGAGCGGGTCCGAGCGAACTGA
- the xylB gene encoding xylulokinase, with protein MSAAEGPLVVGVDTSTQSTKVLVVDAATGAVVASGRAPHTVSSGAGRESDPRQWWDALREALHQCGDAAREAAAVSIGGQQHGLVTLDERGDPVRPALLWNDVRSAPQAHRLTEELGGAKIWAERTGSVPAASFTVTKWAWLAENEPEALRATKAVRLPHDYLTERLTGEGTTDRGDASGTGWWASGTEAYDEEILAHVGLDPALLPRVVRPGEVAGTVRDSHDLPFAKGTLVAPGTGDNAAAALGLGLRPGTPVLSLGTSGTVYAVAKRRPTDPTGTVAGFADAHGDWLPLACTLNCTLAVDRVATLLGLDREAVEPTAHLTLLPYLDGERTPNLPNASGVLHGLRHDTTAGQLLQAAYDGAVHSLLGALDLVLDEDADRSAPLLLIGGGARGTAWQQTVRRLSGRPVRVPEAKELVALGAAAQAAGLLTGEDPAAVARRWNTARGPVLDAVERDEATLTRIAGVVSDASPLLERSTNAH; from the coding sequence ATGTCAGCAGCCGAGGGTCCGCTCGTCGTCGGCGTGGACACGTCCACCCAGTCCACGAAGGTCCTGGTCGTCGACGCCGCCACCGGAGCCGTCGTCGCGAGCGGCCGGGCACCGCACACCGTGTCCTCGGGGGCCGGCCGCGAGAGCGACCCGCGCCAGTGGTGGGACGCCCTGCGCGAGGCGCTGCACCAGTGCGGCGACGCGGCGCGCGAAGCCGCAGCCGTGTCGATCGGCGGCCAGCAGCATGGACTCGTCACGCTGGACGAGCGGGGCGACCCGGTGCGCCCGGCGCTGCTGTGGAACGACGTCCGTTCGGCTCCCCAGGCGCATCGGCTGACCGAGGAGCTGGGCGGAGCGAAGATCTGGGCGGAGCGCACCGGATCCGTGCCGGCGGCTTCCTTCACGGTGACGAAGTGGGCGTGGCTGGCGGAGAACGAGCCGGAGGCGCTGCGCGCGACCAAGGCCGTACGCCTCCCCCACGACTACCTCACCGAGCGTCTCACGGGCGAAGGGACCACCGACCGTGGCGACGCGTCGGGCACCGGCTGGTGGGCTTCGGGGACCGAGGCGTACGACGAGGAGATCCTCGCCCATGTGGGGCTCGACCCGGCCCTGCTGCCCCGCGTGGTGCGGCCCGGGGAGGTGGCGGGCACCGTGCGCGACAGCCACGACCTGCCGTTCGCCAAGGGAACGCTGGTCGCTCCGGGCACCGGGGACAACGCCGCGGCGGCGCTCGGCCTCGGGCTGCGTCCCGGCACGCCCGTGCTGAGCCTCGGCACCTCGGGCACGGTGTACGCGGTGGCCAAGCGCCGCCCCACCGACCCCACCGGCACCGTGGCCGGCTTCGCCGACGCCCACGGCGACTGGCTGCCTCTGGCCTGCACCCTGAACTGCACGCTCGCCGTCGACCGCGTCGCCACTCTGCTGGGTCTGGACCGCGAGGCCGTGGAGCCCACCGCTCACCTCACGCTCCTGCCCTACCTGGACGGGGAACGCACCCCGAACCTGCCGAACGCGTCGGGCGTGCTGCACGGTCTGCGTCACGACACGACCGCCGGCCAACTGCTCCAGGCCGCCTACGACGGGGCCGTGCACTCCCTGCTCGGCGCGCTCGACCTCGTCCTCGACGAGGACGCGGACCGCTCGGCACCGCTGCTGCTGATCGGCGGCGGCGCCCGGGGCACGGCCTGGCAGCAGACCGTCCGCCGGCTGTCGGGGCGTCCGGTCCGGGTTCCGGAGGCGAAGGAACTCGTCGCGCTGGGGGCCGCCGCGCAGGCGGCGGGGCTGCTGACCGGCGAGGACCCTGCCGCCGTCGCCCGTCGCTGGAACACCGCCCGGGGCCCGGTCCTCGACGCCGTCGAGCGGGACGAGGCGACACTGACGAGAATCGCCGGGGTAGTCTCCGACGCGTCCCCGCTGCTGGAGCGGAGCACGAACGCCCACTGA
- the xylA gene encoding xylose isomerase — protein sequence MSYQPTPDDRFTFGLWTVGWQGRDPFGDATRRALDPVETVTRLAELGAYGVTFHDDDLIPFGSSDSEREEHVKRFRQALDTTGMTVPMATTNLFTHPVFKDGAFTANDRDVRRYALRKTIRNIDLAVELGAKTYVAWGGREGAESGAAKDVRVALDRMKEAFDLLGEYVTSQGYDLKFAIEPKPNEPRGDILLPTVGHALAFIERLERPELYGVNPEVGHEQMAGLNFPHGIAQALWAGKLFHIDLNGQSGIKYDQDLRFGAGDLRSAFWLVDLLESAGYAGPKHFDFKPPRTEDLDGVWASAAGCMRNYLILKERATAFRADPEVQEALRASRLDELAQATAADGLESLLADRTAFEDFDPEAAAARGMAFEQLDQLAMDHLLGARS from the coding sequence ATGAGCTACCAGCCCACCCCCGACGACAGGTTCACCTTCGGCCTGTGGACCGTCGGCTGGCAGGGAAGGGACCCGTTCGGGGACGCCACGCGGCGTGCCCTCGACCCGGTCGAGACGGTGACGCGCCTGGCCGAGCTGGGCGCCTACGGCGTGACCTTCCACGACGACGACCTCATCCCGTTCGGATCCTCGGACAGTGAGCGCGAGGAGCACGTCAAGCGCTTCCGGCAGGCCCTGGACACCACCGGCATGACCGTGCCGATGGCCACCACCAACCTCTTCACGCACCCCGTCTTCAAGGACGGCGCGTTCACCGCGAACGACCGCGACGTGCGCCGGTACGCCCTGCGCAAGACGATCCGCAACATCGACCTCGCCGTCGAGCTCGGCGCGAAGACGTACGTGGCCTGGGGTGGCCGTGAGGGTGCGGAGTCCGGCGCCGCCAAGGACGTCCGCGTGGCGCTCGACCGCATGAAGGAGGCCTTCGACCTCCTCGGCGAGTACGTGACCTCGCAGGGTTACGACCTGAAGTTCGCCATCGAGCCCAAGCCGAACGAGCCGCGCGGCGACATCCTGCTGCCCACCGTCGGCCACGCCCTGGCGTTCATCGAGCGTCTGGAGCGTCCGGAGCTGTACGGCGTCAACCCGGAGGTCGGCCACGAGCAGATGGCCGGGCTGAACTTCCCGCACGGCATCGCGCAGGCGCTGTGGGCGGGCAAGCTCTTCCACATCGACCTCAACGGCCAGTCCGGCATCAAGTACGACCAGGACCTGCGTTTCGGCGCCGGTGACCTGCGCTCCGCGTTCTGGCTGGTCGACCTGCTGGAGAGCGCCGGCTACGCGGGCCCGAAGCACTTCGACTTCAAGCCGCCGCGCACCGAGGACCTCGACGGCGTGTGGGCGTCGGCGGCGGGCTGCATGCGCAACTACCTCATCCTCAAGGAGAGGGCGACCGCCTTCCGCGCCGACCCCGAGGTCCAGGAGGCCCTGCGCGCCTCCCGCCTCGACGAGCTGGCGCAGGCCACCGCCGCCGACGGCCTGGAGAGCCTGCTCGCCGACCGCACCGCCTTCGAGGACTTCGACCCCGAGGCGGCCGCCGCCCGCGGCATGGCCTTCGAGCAGCTCGACCAGCTCGCGATGGACCACCTGCTGGGCGCCCGGAGCTGA
- a CDS encoding SWF or SNF family helicase: MARIEEHTFAALPPAHGRGFAQTWWGRAWLTALEDGAMDGEQVRAGRRLARAGSVGAVTVRPGRITAVVRGRDRTPHRADVLLDTLSAAQWDRFLDLTAEQAGHTAALLDGEMPPHLVEDADAAGVHLLPGLGDLEAACDCGAWDHCGHTAALCYQVARLLDQDPFVLLLLRGRSERVLLDGLQERGAGAPAVSASAASRAEGVDAAEAYAAGDILPALPAAPPLPPEPGIACALDTDAPAPPGVEPAALEYLAARTAAAAHLLLSQALRERPGPGAEPWRLSVAQDAVRLASGAVGSIQGAHRLAAVAGRLAVGSGRSREQLASAVRAWQHGGPAALSVLEEEWAVEGDALARARAALQAAWEDDERPALRARANRWTVAGEACQLRLGRDGRWWPYREEGGRWMPAGDADDDPATALAAALPDRGEAPSRTETRSPTEVPSPPEVPPAFTA; this comes from the coding sequence ATGGCGCGAATCGAGGAACACACGTTCGCGGCGCTGCCTCCCGCGCACGGGAGAGGGTTCGCGCAGACCTGGTGGGGCAGGGCGTGGCTCACGGCGCTGGAGGACGGCGCCATGGACGGGGAGCAGGTGAGGGCGGGCCGGCGACTCGCGCGCGCGGGCTCCGTGGGCGCGGTGACCGTGCGGCCGGGCCGTATCACGGCCGTCGTCCGCGGTCGTGACCGCACGCCGCACCGGGCCGACGTGCTGCTCGACACGCTATCGGCCGCGCAGTGGGACCGCTTCCTCGATCTGACGGCCGAACAGGCCGGCCACACGGCCGCACTGCTCGACGGGGAGATGCCGCCCCATCTCGTCGAGGACGCCGACGCCGCAGGTGTGCACCTGCTGCCGGGGCTCGGCGACCTGGAGGCGGCCTGCGACTGCGGCGCCTGGGACCACTGCGGCCACACGGCGGCCCTCTGCTACCAGGTGGCAAGGCTGCTCGACCAGGATCCGTTCGTCCTGCTGCTGCTTCGGGGCCGCTCCGAACGGGTCCTGCTGGACGGCCTCCAGGAGCGCGGCGCCGGCGCTCCGGCGGTATCGGCGTCGGCGGCGTCCCGAGCCGAAGGAGTGGACGCGGCGGAGGCGTACGCCGCCGGGGACATCCTGCCCGCGTTGCCCGCCGCGCCCCCGCTCCCGCCGGAGCCGGGCATTGCGTGCGCGTTGGACACGGACGCGCCGGCCCCGCCAGGGGTGGAGCCCGCCGCTCTGGAGTACCTGGCCGCCCGGACCGCCGCAGCGGCGCACCTGCTGCTCTCTCAGGCACTGCGCGAGCGCCCGGGGCCGGGTGCGGAGCCGTGGCGGTTGTCGGTCGCCCAGGACGCCGTACGGCTGGCGTCCGGTGCCGTCGGCAGCATTCAGGGCGCGCATCGGCTCGCTGCCGTGGCCGGACGGCTGGCCGTCGGCTCCGGGCGCAGCCGGGAACAGCTGGCCTCGGCCGTACGAGCCTGGCAGCACGGCGGGCCGGCGGCCCTGTCGGTGTTGGAGGAGGAGTGGGCCGTCGAAGGCGATGCGCTCGCCCGCGCGCGGGCCGCACTGCAAGCCGCCTGGGAGGACGACGAGCGGCCGGCGCTGCGGGCGCGAGCCAACCGGTGGACGGTCGCCGGTGAGGCCTGCCAACTGCGGCTGGGACGGGACGGCCGCTGGTGGCCGTACCGCGAGGAGGGCGGCCGCTGGATGCCGGCCGGGGACGCCGACGACGACCCGGCGACGGCCCTGGCCGCAGCTCTCCCCGACCGCGGGGAAGCACCTTCCCGCACGGAGACGCGTTCCCCGACGGAGGTGCCTTCCCCGCCGGAAGTGCCCCCCGCTTTCACAGCGTAG
- a CDS encoding DEAD/DEAH box helicase, whose translation MQRDSTEVSPRSSELVRCCALFVPGAQARPGSVAFWRSDGEAPPVPGARGAQGPSATLSVVRPTDSGVAVTRVPVLLMPVLDALPVLVRARTAPDAHRSTAFWGAAALLSLAFTARGLLLPGLSVQDHDAWRAGPLGPDDVEQVRRLAASMPPEAHAVPVDDALPPRIPAPEWLLRAFLDAVADALPRTPAAELVTGGPAYAARQPQAVPELRGWAADVAAGHEAGVRISLRIEVSGIGESGFGGHEPPVGEPAVEGPAVGENGAAESRTDVRGAGGTTSGSLSPGLGPGAGPGGTAPGFRAVPQVHSVGDPALVAEAAELWDGPEVTREAFGPRARTDVLLALRRAARAWPALTPLLSATVPEAVDLVDEEIIDLLGDGSRALAKAGVEVHWPRELVRTLTARAVVGPPEEGSGSARAGSEIPSSLSADALLTFTWRFGLGGQQLTREELDRLAEAKRPLVRLHDRWVLIDPGELRRAAARQDRELTPVDALSAALTGSTEVDGSRVDVEPAGWLSTLRERLTRPEGHEPVAQPVALDATLRDYQRRGLDWLVRNTSHGLGCCLADDMGLGKTVTLIALHLHRQTDAAAEGPTLVVCPTSLMGNWQREIERFAPGTPVRRFHGPRRDLAAPAGGEFVLTTYGTLRLDAKRLGTVPWGLVVADEAQHVKNPYSATARALRTIGTRARVALTGTPVENNLSELWAILDWTTPGLLGRLGHFRAHYARAVEGGGDPAVAERLARLVGPFLLRRRKSDPGIAPELPPKTETDRPVSLSDEQAGLYDAVVRETLAAIAEADDMARRGLIVKLLTGLKQICNHPAQYLKEDRPKTAGRSGKLELLDELLDVLLAEGASVLVFTQYVRLARLLEQHLAARGVPALFLHGGTPVAEREAMVRRFQDGEIPVFLLSLRAAGTGLNLTRAEHVVHYDRWWNPAVEAQATDRAYRIGQTRPVQVHRLIAEGTIEDRIADMLRRKQAVADAVLEAGEAALTELTDAELADLVELRGNTR comes from the coding sequence ACCGACTCCGGCGTGGCGGTCACCCGCGTACCCGTCCTGCTGATGCCCGTACTGGACGCCCTTCCCGTACTCGTCCGCGCGCGTACCGCCCCGGACGCCCACCGCTCCACCGCGTTCTGGGGTGCAGCCGCCCTGCTGTCCCTGGCTTTCACGGCGCGAGGCCTGTTGCTGCCCGGCCTGTCCGTGCAGGACCACGACGCCTGGCGGGCCGGCCCACTGGGCCCGGACGACGTCGAGCAGGTGCGCCGACTGGCCGCCTCCATGCCGCCCGAGGCGCACGCCGTCCCGGTCGACGACGCCCTGCCGCCGCGGATCCCCGCCCCCGAGTGGCTGCTGCGCGCCTTTCTGGACGCCGTCGCGGACGCACTGCCCCGCACACCCGCCGCGGAGCTCGTCACCGGCGGACCCGCGTATGCGGCGCGGCAGCCACAAGCCGTGCCGGAGCTGCGCGGCTGGGCGGCCGACGTCGCCGCAGGCCACGAAGCCGGCGTACGGATCTCGCTGCGGATCGAGGTGTCGGGCATCGGGGAATCGGGGTTCGGCGGACACGAACCGCCGGTCGGCGAACCGGCCGTCGAGGGACCGGCAGTCGGCGAAAACGGCGCCGCCGAGTCCCGGACCGACGTCCGCGGAGCCGGTGGGACAACATCCGGCTCCCTCTCCCCCGGCCTCGGCCCCGGCGCCGGCCCGGGGGGAACTGCGCCCGGTTTCCGGGCCGTGCCGCAGGTGCACAGCGTCGGCGACCCCGCGCTCGTCGCCGAAGCCGCCGAGCTCTGGGACGGCCCCGAGGTGACGCGCGAGGCGTTCGGACCCCGCGCGCGGACGGACGTCCTGCTCGCCCTGCGCCGTGCCGCGCGAGCCTGGCCCGCGCTCACTCCGCTGCTGTCGGCCACGGTCCCCGAGGCCGTCGATCTCGTCGACGAGGAGATCATCGATCTCCTGGGCGACGGTTCTCGAGCGCTGGCGAAGGCAGGGGTCGAGGTGCACTGGCCCCGAGAGCTGGTCCGCACGCTGACCGCCCGGGCGGTCGTCGGCCCCCCGGAGGAGGGCTCGGGGTCGGCACGGGCGGGGTCGGAAATACCGTCGTCCCTGTCCGCGGACGCCCTCCTGACGTTCACCTGGCGGTTCGGGCTCGGCGGACAGCAGCTCACGCGTGAGGAGCTGGACCGCCTGGCCGAGGCGAAGCGGCCGCTCGTACGGCTGCACGACCGGTGGGTTCTGATCGACCCCGGGGAGCTGCGTCGTGCCGCCGCCCGGCAGGACCGCGAGCTGACACCCGTGGACGCCCTGAGCGCGGCCCTGACGGGTTCCACGGAGGTGGACGGCAGCCGGGTCGACGTGGAGCCCGCCGGGTGGCTGTCGACCCTGCGGGAGCGGCTGACGCGGCCCGAGGGACACGAGCCGGTGGCGCAGCCCGTCGCCCTCGACGCCACGCTGCGCGACTACCAGCGGCGCGGGCTGGACTGGCTGGTCCGGAACACGTCCCACGGCCTGGGCTGCTGTCTCGCGGACGACATGGGGCTGGGCAAGACCGTCACGCTGATCGCCCTGCACCTGCACCGCCAGACGGACGCGGCGGCCGAGGGCCCCACCCTCGTGGTCTGTCCGACGTCCCTGATGGGCAACTGGCAGCGGGAGATCGAGAGGTTCGCACCGGGCACACCCGTACGCCGCTTCCACGGCCCGCGTCGTGACCTCGCGGCGCCGGCCGGCGGGGAGTTCGTGCTCACGACCTACGGCACGCTGAGGCTGGACGCGAAACGGCTCGGCACGGTCCCGTGGGGCCTGGTCGTTGCGGACGAGGCCCAACACGTGAAGAACCCGTACTCGGCGACCGCGCGGGCGCTGCGCACCATCGGCACGCGCGCGCGGGTGGCCCTCACGGGCACTCCGGTGGAGAACAATCTGTCGGAGCTGTGGGCGATCCTGGACTGGACGACACCAGGCCTTCTGGGCCGGCTCGGCCACTTCCGCGCGCACTATGCGCGAGCCGTCGAGGGCGGCGGGGATCCGGCGGTGGCGGAGCGGCTCGCCAGGCTGGTCGGACCGTTCCTGCTGCGCCGGCGCAAGTCGGACCCGGGCATCGCACCGGAGCTGCCGCCCAAGACCGAGACCGACCGGCCCGTCTCCCTCAGCGACGAGCAGGCGGGCCTGTACGACGCAGTGGTGCGCGAGACCCTGGCGGCCATCGCCGAAGCCGACGACATGGCGCGGCGCGGCCTGATCGTGAAACTGCTGACCGGTCTCAAGCAGATCTGCAACCATCCCGCGCAGTACCTGAAGGAGGACCGGCCGAAGACCGCCGGACGCTCCGGGAAGCTGGAACTCCTGGACGAACTGCTCGACGTTCTCCTCGCCGAAGGGGCGAGCGTGCTGGTCTTCACGCAGTACGTGCGCCTGGCGCGGCTGCTGGAACAGCACCTGGCCGCACGGGGCGTCCCCGCCCTGTTCCTGCACGGCGGCACGCCGGTCGCCGAGCGCGAGGCCATGGTCCGGCGCTTCCAGGACGGCGAGATCCCCGTGTTCCTGCTGTCCCTGCGGGCTGCGGGCACCGGGCTCAACCTCACGCGCGCGGAGCACGTCGTGCACTACGACCGCTGGTGGAATCCGGCCGTGGAGGCGCAGGCCACCGACCGCGCGTACCGCATCGGCCAGACCCGGCCCGTTCAGGTGCACCGGCTGATCGCCGAAGGGACGATCGAGGACCGCATCGCCGACATGCTGCGACGCAAGCAGGCTGTCGCGGACGCCGTCCTCGAGGCCGGAGAGGCGGCGCTCACGGAGCTGACGGACGCCGAGCTGGCCGATCTGGTGGAACTGCGAGGGAACACGCGATGA